The Paracoccus liaowanqingii genome window below encodes:
- a CDS encoding ureidoglycolate lyase, with amino-acid sequence MTTIRIEALTAAAFAPFGEVLAPRATADRLINAGRCERHHALATVERGGGEAILSIFRSAPVSLPHDCTLLERHPLGSQAFMPLGPDPWLSVVAPDLDGRPGTPRAFLVPAGTGVNLRAGTWHGVLTPLDRAADFLVVDREGTGTNLDEVTIPAVRITA; translated from the coding sequence ATGACCACGATCCGCATCGAAGCCCTGACCGCCGCCGCCTTCGCCCCCTTCGGCGAGGTGCTGGCCCCCCGCGCCACCGCCGACCGCCTGATCAACGCGGGCCGGTGCGAGCGTCACCACGCCCTGGCCACCGTCGAGCGCGGCGGGGGCGAGGCGATCCTGTCGATCTTCCGCAGCGCGCCCGTCAGCCTGCCCCATGACTGCACGCTGCTGGAACGCCACCCCCTGGGCTCGCAGGCCTTCATGCCGCTCGGCCCCGATCCCTGGCTGTCGGTCGTGGCCCCTGATCTCGATGGCCGCCCCGGCACGCCCCGCGCCTTCCTGGTGCCCGCGGGCACCGGCGTGAACCTGCGCGCGGGCACCTGGCACGGCGTCCTGACGCCCCTGGACCGCGCCGCCGATTTCCTGGTCGTCGACCGCGAGGGGACGGGCACCAATCTGGACGAAGTCACCATCCCCGCGGTGCGGATCACCGCATGA
- a CDS encoding GntR family transcriptional regulator, with product MSSLHAAAPGLIRPSGPETDRRRLNTWQAVRADVLDRIRSGEWPPGSLIPTEQILSKEMGCARATVNRALRELADSGIVQRRRKVGTRVTATSSRRAMMSLPVIRDEIEALGARYGYQMTDCLARPPSPEAMQALQVDAGDSMILVKSRHMADDRPHCCEAIWLNPRAINLPDARLFGTVPPQEWLARSLPVAQSRFSILAEGATGACAMNLLVAVGTPVMAIERVNTLNGLPVSFARQFYPPHHRLVLKD from the coding sequence ATGTCTAGTTTGCATGCAGCTGCCCCCGGCCTGATCCGACCATCGGGACCGGAGACCGACCGCCGCCGGTTGAACACCTGGCAGGCTGTCAGGGCCGATGTGCTGGATCGCATCCGGTCCGGCGAATGGCCTCCGGGCAGCCTGATCCCCACCGAACAGATCCTGTCCAAGGAAATGGGCTGCGCCCGGGCGACCGTGAACCGCGCGCTGCGCGAACTGGCCGACAGCGGCATCGTGCAGCGCCGCCGCAAGGTGGGCACCCGCGTCACCGCGACCTCGTCGCGCCGCGCGATGATGTCCCTGCCGGTGATCCGCGACGAGATCGAGGCCCTGGGCGCGCGCTACGGCTATCAGATGACCGACTGCCTGGCGCGCCCGCCCAGCCCCGAGGCGATGCAGGCCCTGCAGGTGGATGCCGGCGACAGCATGATCCTGGTCAAGTCGCGCCACATGGCCGACGACCGCCCGCATTGCTGCGAGGCGATCTGGCTGAACCCCCGCGCCATCAACCTGCCCGACGCCCGGCTGTTCGGCACCGTGCCGCCGCAGGAATGGCTGGCGCGGTCGCTGCCCGTGGCGCAGAGCCGCTTTTCCATTCTGGCCGAAGGTGCCACCGGCGCCTGCGCCATGAACCTGCTGGTCGCCGTCGGCACCCCGGTCATGGCGATCGAGCGGGTGAACACCCTGAACGGCCTGCCGGTGTCCTTCGCCCGGCAGTTCTATCCTCCGCATCACCGGCTGGTCCTGAAGGACTGA
- a CDS encoding oxepin-CoA hydrolase, alternative type, with protein sequence MTDLMTNPHCEISDLGDRLVVENRNAARRNALTPEFHAGLHHALRLAADQPRIGAVIVMGEGDFFCAGGDLNMLITAQTMDEEARRARIDALNDLIRAVVHCPRPVIAVVEGGAAGAGLSLALACDMVISARDARFTAAYVTAGLVPDGGLTAALAAGLPPQMAAQMALTGQPVGAERLHALGLINELTDPGEAIMAAMALADHLAHGPAEAQSAIKRLLTDARSAAFEASLTAERDAMATALAAPEAAEGISAFLAKRPPDFRRLREDR encoded by the coding sequence ATGACCGACCTGATGACCAACCCCCATTGCGAGATCAGCGATCTCGGCGACCGCCTCGTCGTGGAGAACCGCAACGCCGCGCGGCGCAACGCCCTGACGCCCGAGTTCCACGCGGGCCTGCACCACGCGCTGCGGCTGGCCGCAGACCAGCCCCGCATCGGCGCGGTCATCGTGATGGGCGAGGGCGACTTCTTCTGCGCGGGCGGCGATCTGAACATGCTGATCACCGCACAGACCATGGACGAGGAGGCCCGCCGCGCCCGCATCGACGCGCTGAACGACCTGATCCGCGCCGTGGTCCACTGCCCCCGCCCGGTGATCGCCGTGGTGGAAGGGGGCGCCGCGGGCGCCGGCCTGTCGCTGGCGCTGGCCTGCGACATGGTGATCTCGGCCCGCGACGCGCGCTTCACCGCGGCCTATGTGACGGCGGGGCTGGTCCCCGATGGCGGGCTGACGGCGGCGCTGGCCGCGGGCCTGCCGCCGCAGATGGCCGCACAGATGGCCCTGACCGGCCAGCCGGTGGGCGCCGAACGCCTGCATGCCTTGGGCCTCATCAACGAGCTGACCGACCCGGGCGAGGCGATCATGGCCGCCATGGCCTTGGCCGACCACCTGGCCCACGGCCCCGCCGAGGCGCAATCCGCGATCAAGCGCCTGCTGACCGACGCCCGCAGCGCCGCCTTCGAGGCGAGCCTGACCGCCGAACGCGATGCCATGGCCACGGCCCTTGCCGCCCCCGAGGCCGCCGAGGGCATCAGCGCCTTCCTGGCCAAGCGCCCCCCCGATTTCCGCCGCCTCCGCGAGGACAGATGA
- a CDS encoding class I adenylate-forming enzyme family protein, translating to MTDPTRIHQLLDRAAAAHPDRPALTDWNRRELSYAELTAAIARTEQDLRDLGMRPGDRLLIVAENAASVPVLLMAASRMDAVAVPVNARMTGPELTKIAGHTDPRLTVYLGDVSDPASAHAAAAGARPVTLAQSALQVAGPFDTTPETPEPGTGMTAVILYTTGTTGLPKGVMLTHGNLIFGGLSSARLRGIGPADVIHGVLPLTHVFGLTSMMCAGLSAGAHLRLHPRFSAAATLDALARDVTVLPAVPQMHAAIMAEARTRGLDRLTGPLRYVSSGAAPLDPDWKRRAEAFYGLALQNGYGMTETTAGVTITANAKGDPDPSAGVPLPGVQIALDASVGREPGTGEVLTRGPHVMRGYFRHPQATAAVLDAQGWMHTGDLGRLDAQGRLHIVGRSKELIIRGGFNVYPPEVEAALNDHPAVLQTAVIGHVRPGGDEEVLAFCQLTAPGAVTAEALAAHAAARLSAYKRPTRILLTGPLPAAATGKVLKHRLMEHFADLLADLPRA from the coding sequence ATGACCGATCCCACCCGCATCCACCAGCTGCTCGACCGCGCCGCCGCCGCCCATCCGGACCGGCCCGCCCTGACCGACTGGAACAGGCGCGAGCTGAGCTACGCCGAGCTGACCGCCGCGATCGCCCGCACCGAACAGGACCTGCGGGATCTGGGCATGCGCCCCGGCGACCGCCTGCTGATCGTGGCCGAGAACGCGGCCTCGGTCCCGGTGCTCCTGATGGCGGCCAGCCGGATGGATGCGGTGGCGGTGCCGGTGAACGCCCGCATGACCGGCCCGGAGCTTACCAAGATCGCGGGCCATACCGACCCCCGCCTGACCGTCTATCTGGGCGATGTCAGCGACCCGGCCTCCGCCCATGCCGCGGCCGCCGGCGCCCGGCCGGTGACGCTGGCCCAGTCCGCGCTGCAGGTCGCGGGCCCCTTCGACACCACCCCCGAGACGCCCGAGCCCGGGACCGGCATGACGGCGGTGATCCTCTACACGACCGGCACCACGGGCCTGCCCAAGGGCGTGATGCTGACCCATGGCAACCTGATCTTCGGCGGCCTCTCCTCGGCCCGGCTGCGCGGGATCGGCCCCGCCGACGTGATCCACGGCGTGCTGCCGCTGACCCATGTCTTCGGCCTGACCTCGATGATGTGCGCGGGCCTGTCGGCGGGCGCGCATCTGCGCCTCCATCCACGCTTTTCGGCCGCCGCCACCCTGGACGCGCTGGCCCGCGACGTCACCGTCCTGCCCGCCGTCCCGCAGATGCACGCCGCGATCATGGCCGAGGCCCGCACCCGCGGCCTAGACCGCCTGACCGGCCCGCTGCGCTATGTCAGCAGCGGCGCCGCGCCGCTCGATCCCGACTGGAAGCGCCGGGCCGAGGCCTTCTACGGCCTCGCGCTGCAGAACGGCTACGGCATGACGGAAACCACGGCGGGCGTCACCATCACCGCCAATGCGAAGGGCGATCCCGACCCCTCGGCAGGCGTGCCGCTGCCCGGCGTGCAGATCGCACTGGACGCCTCGGTCGGGCGCGAACCCGGCACGGGAGAGGTGCTGACGCGCGGCCCCCATGTCATGCGCGGCTACTTCCGCCATCCGCAGGCCACGGCGGCCGTGCTGGACGCCCAAGGCTGGATGCATACCGGCGATCTGGGGCGGCTGGACGCGCAGGGGCGCCTGCACATCGTCGGCCGCAGCAAGGAGCTGATCATCCGCGGCGGCTTCAACGTCTACCCGCCCGAGGTCGAGGCGGCGCTGAACGACCATCCGGCGGTGCTGCAGACGGCGGTGATCGGCCATGTCCGCCCGGGCGGCGACGAGGAGGTCCTGGCCTTCTGCCAGCTGACCGCTCCGGGCGCCGTGACCGCCGAGGCGCTGGCCGCCCATGCCGCGGCCCGGCTGTCGGCCTACAAGCGGCCCACGCGGATCCTGCTGACCGGCCCGCTGCCGGCGGCGGCGACGGGCAAGGTGCTCAAGCACCGGCTGATGGAGCATTTCGCCGACCTTCTGGCCGACCTGCCGCGCGCCTGA
- a CDS encoding acyl-CoA dehydrogenase family protein: MDMRFTPDELAFRDEVRAFLKAELDPGLARKVRLHDELTKAEMEGWHAKLQARGWLAGNWPTEFGGAGWTPIQRHIFEEESARAHAPRIVPFGIAMLGPVLQKFGSKEQQDHWLPRILNGDDWWCQGYSEPGAGSDLAGLRCAAVRQGDHYVVTGQKTWTTLGQHANMIFCLVRTSTEGKKQEGISFLLIDMDSPGVTVRPIVLLDGTAEVNEVWFDEVRVPVANLVGEENQGWTYAKYLLTHERTNIAGVGFATAALDNLQRVARAQVHRGQPLSQDPLFAAQLAEVEIELMAMSTTNLRMLSQAAQGQAPGIESSMLKIKGTQIRQRLDALTRRAYGGQASALPTLGNEGPDGADEALSATATWLNNRKLSIYGGSNEIQRSIIAGALAKG, encoded by the coding sequence ATGGACATGCGTTTCACCCCCGACGAGCTGGCCTTCCGCGACGAGGTCCGCGCCTTCCTTAAGGCCGAGCTGGACCCGGGCCTCGCCCGCAAGGTCCGCCTGCACGACGAGCTGACCAAGGCCGAGATGGAGGGCTGGCACGCCAAGCTGCAGGCGCGCGGCTGGCTGGCCGGCAACTGGCCCACCGAATTCGGCGGCGCAGGCTGGACCCCCATCCAGCGCCATATCTTCGAGGAGGAATCCGCCCGCGCCCATGCCCCGCGCATCGTGCCCTTCGGCATCGCCATGCTGGGCCCGGTCCTGCAGAAGTTCGGCTCAAAAGAGCAGCAGGACCACTGGCTGCCGCGCATCCTGAACGGCGACGACTGGTGGTGCCAGGGCTATTCCGAACCCGGCGCCGGGTCCGATCTGGCCGGCCTGCGCTGCGCCGCCGTGCGGCAGGGCGACCATTACGTCGTGACCGGGCAGAAGACCTGGACCACGCTCGGCCAGCACGCCAACATGATCTTCTGCCTCGTGCGCACCTCGACCGAGGGCAAGAAGCAGGAGGGGATCAGCTTCCTGCTGATCGACATGGACAGCCCCGGCGTCACCGTCCGCCCCATCGTCCTTCTGGACGGCACCGCCGAGGTGAACGAGGTCTGGTTCGACGAGGTCCGCGTGCCCGTGGCCAATCTGGTGGGCGAGGAGAACCAGGGCTGGACCTATGCCAAGTACCTGCTGACCCACGAGCGCACCAACATCGCAGGCGTGGGCTTTGCCACCGCCGCGCTGGACAACCTGCAGCGCGTGGCCCGCGCGCAGGTCCATCGCGGCCAGCCTTTGTCGCAGGACCCCCTGTTCGCCGCGCAGCTGGCCGAGGTCGAGATCGAGCTGATGGCCATGTCCACGACCAACCTGCGGATGCTGTCCCAAGCGGCGCAGGGGCAGGCGCCCGGCATCGAAAGCAGCATGCTCAAGATCAAGGGTACCCAGATCCGCCAGCGGCTGGATGCCCTGACCCGCCGCGCCTATGGCGGCCAGGCTTCGGCCCTGCCGACGCTCGGCAACGAGGGCCCGGACGGCGCCGACGAGGCCCTGTCGGCCACGGCCACCTGGCTGAACAACCGCAAGCTGTCCATCTATGGCGGCTCGAACGAGATCCAGCGCAGCATCATTGCCGGCGCCCTGGCGAAAGGATGA
- a CDS encoding PaaI family thioesterase, which yields MTGDLIRDETGTQRLIGYVLDVSQSDKSARCVLDLDDRHLNRQGMLHGGLAATLLDSAMGATGSLTVDPSGRHPFTTLALTVNYLAPGRPGQVTAAGRVTGGGRSTLFIEGTLRHQDGTLIATATGVFRKSSKVPA from the coding sequence ATGACCGGCGACCTGATCCGCGACGAGACCGGCACGCAGCGCCTGATCGGCTATGTCCTCGACGTGAGCCAGTCGGACAAAAGCGCGCGCTGCGTCCTGGATCTGGATGACCGACACCTGAACCGTCAGGGCATGCTGCATGGCGGGCTGGCCGCCACGCTTCTGGACAGCGCGATGGGGGCCACAGGCAGCCTGACGGTCGATCCGTCGGGGCGCCATCCCTTCACCACGCTGGCGCTGACGGTGAACTATCTGGCGCCGGGCCGACCCGGACAGGTCACCGCCGCGGGCCGCGTGACCGGCGGCGGCCGCTCGACCCTGTTCATCGAGGGCACATTGCGCCATCAGGACGGCACGCTGATCGCCACCGCGACCGGCGTGTTCCGAAAATCGTCCAAGGTGCCCGCATGA
- a CDS encoding acyl-CoA dehydrogenase family protein, whose amino-acid sequence MDFQLSDDHRMLQDSLRGILTRHTGEALWPALVEAGVPAALLTEDEGGFDGSGAAIALIFQELGRAGVALPLIPAMIAAAAFAQAGQPAEDGAALAFADAEPGTRHDRGVAISVQGDRLTGRKTMVAGAEGAAAILVTTADALWRLAPDAPGVTIRPYPMLDGQRGADLILEDAPATRLGAIADFGGPLARGVLAHSALALGAITAAVDLTLDYLKQRKQFGQPLIAFQALAHRMADLAVEVEQARSAVTNLSGHLDAEPALRDRHVQACKVTVGRVARLVAEDAVQLHGGIGMTEEYALGGMIRRLLAAETAMGDADWHLERFARGEPAFA is encoded by the coding sequence GTGGATTTCCAGCTTTCCGACGACCACCGCATGCTGCAGGACAGCCTGCGCGGCATCCTGACCCGCCATACCGGCGAGGCGCTCTGGCCCGCGCTGGTCGAGGCCGGCGTGCCGGCGGCCCTGCTGACCGAGGACGAGGGCGGCTTCGACGGATCGGGCGCGGCCATCGCGCTGATCTTTCAGGAACTGGGCCGGGCCGGGGTGGCCCTGCCGCTGATCCCGGCCATGATCGCCGCCGCCGCCTTCGCGCAGGCGGGCCAGCCCGCCGAAGACGGCGCGGCCCTGGCCTTCGCCGATGCCGAGCCCGGCACGCGGCATGACCGGGGCGTCGCGATCTCGGTCCAGGGCGACCGCCTGACCGGGCGCAAGACCATGGTGGCGGGCGCCGAGGGTGCGGCGGCGATCCTGGTCACCACGGCGGATGCGCTGTGGCGGCTGGCGCCCGACGCGCCGGGCGTGACGATCCGCCCCTATCCGATGCTGGACGGCCAGCGCGGCGCCGACCTGATCCTGGAAGATGCCCCCGCCACCCGGCTTGGCGCCATCGCCGATTTCGGCGGCCCCCTGGCGCGCGGCGTGCTGGCCCATTCGGCGCTCGCCTTGGGCGCGATCACGGCGGCGGTCGACCTGACGCTGGATTATCTGAAACAGCGCAAGCAGTTCGGCCAGCCGCTGATCGCCTTCCAGGCGCTGGCCCATCGCATGGCCGATCTGGCGGTCGAGGTCGAACAGGCCCGTTCGGCCGTCACCAACCTCTCGGGCCATCTGGACGCCGAACCGGCGCTGCGCGACCGCCATGTGCAGGCCTGCAAGGTCACCGTGGGCCGCGTCGCCCGTCTGGTCGCCGAGGACGCGGTGCAGCTGCATGGCGGCATCGGCATGACCGAGGAATACGCGCTCGGCGGCATGATCCGCCGCCTGCTGGCCGCCGAGACGGCGATGGGCGATGCCGACTGGCATCTGGAGCGTTTCGCGCGCGGCGAACCGGCCTTCGCATGA
- a CDS encoding ribonuclease HII translates to MTPDYAFEAEALARGARRVAGVDEAGRGPLAGPVTAAAVILDPANIPPGLNDSKQLTARRREALALWLMAHCDWSVAHVDVAQIDALNILRASHLAMCRALAGLRQRPCHVLVDGNMLPRDLDLPATAVVKGDARCVSIAAASVLAKVTRDRIMVDLAQQHPGYGWEANAGYPTPAHKRALLDLGVTPHHRRSFAPVHNILCKAQLISG, encoded by the coding sequence ATGACCCCCGACTATGCCTTCGAAGCCGAGGCCCTCGCCCGGGGCGCGCGCCGGGTGGCGGGCGTGGACGAGGCCGGGCGCGGCCCGCTGGCGGGCCCGGTGACGGCGGCGGCGGTGATCCTGGATCCCGCCAACATCCCGCCCGGCCTCAACGACAGCAAGCAGCTGACCGCCAGGCGCCGCGAGGCGCTTGCCCTCTGGCTGATGGCGCATTGCGACTGGTCCGTGGCCCATGTCGACGTGGCCCAGATCGACGCGCTCAACATCCTGCGTGCCAGCCATCTCGCCATGTGTCGCGCGCTGGCCGGGCTGCGCCAACGCCCCTGCCACGTGCTGGTCGACGGCAACATGCTGCCCCGCGACCTGGACCTGCCCGCCACGGCCGTGGTCAAGGGCGACGCGCGCTGTGTGAGCATCGCCGCCGCCTCGGTCCTGGCCAAGGTGACGCGCGACCGCATCATGGTGGATTTGGCGCAACAGCACCCCGGATATGGCTGGGAGGCGAATGCCGGTTACCCCACTCCGGCGCACAAGCGCGCCCTGCTAGATCTGGGGGTAACCCCACATCATAGGCGCAGCTTCGCCCCCGTCCACAATATCTTGTGTAAAGCGCAATTGATAAGTGGCTGA
- a CDS encoding glycosyl transferase family 90, producing the protein MTDPVIIHIGPDGPVDRALARLFRANGHVAVCHEGGRLASDILYAMGQGTAPLTDWPQARLVAGLFRHKPLWRPPLEAWRCAAFLRDRLPHALFLLTVPPVEPWSLTRVGSDALACHAFDQAHRPDPLPPVALPALWQEQLQDHLDRMQELFADDPRLIVVDLATCPPADLAARLEGVLPLPKVPAARWPDPAPPASGARLMALFDRPDPPSAPPGWAEDVARFCLSGLDPQAPGGIAGLSPLACHWDGQQVRTRGGALRQFTEVAPPGQPPLALAREGRHFKLVRAEGVLNDILRLERRDPVWIDMEDSRWFGSPQGEPLDRPVLCHNRRAGAVNAVLWPLPDQHAIGLPGFDPASPPDDIPFDEKEDRLVWRGMISGSEMSPGVRPRSASHSWLARLSEAATPEAREAAWDGLCRTNRMDFIRRFQGHPDMDVGIVMAHAFRAYAQDPLLAPYCRPRMTRAQMRRFRYQLCLTGYDHGSNFIPALDSHSVLLAEDDGWQVFYSGRFRPWQHFIPVARHLTDLEEKLAWARAHPDDCRAMSQAARTEAAHLRDPTARVRLMQLILDGLAQAR; encoded by the coding sequence GTGACGGACCCCGTCATCATCCATATCGGCCCCGACGGGCCCGTCGACCGGGCGCTGGCCAGGCTGTTCCGCGCCAACGGCCATGTCGCGGTCTGCCACGAGGGCGGGCGGCTGGCCTCGGACATCCTCTATGCGATGGGGCAGGGCACCGCGCCCCTGACCGACTGGCCGCAGGCGCGGCTTGTCGCGGGGCTGTTCCGGCACAAGCCGCTCTGGCGCCCGCCGCTCGAGGCGTGGCGCTGCGCCGCCTTCCTGCGCGACCGCCTGCCCCATGCCCTGTTCCTGCTGACCGTCCCCCCGGTCGAGCCCTGGTCGCTGACCCGCGTAGGCTCGGATGCGCTGGCCTGCCATGCCTTCGACCAGGCCCATCGCCCCGATCCGCTGCCCCCCGTCGCCCTGCCGGCCCTGTGGCAGGAACAGCTGCAGGACCATCTGGACCGGATGCAAGAGCTGTTCGCGGATGATCCGCGCCTGATCGTCGTGGATCTGGCGACCTGCCCCCCCGCCGATCTGGCCGCGCGGCTGGAGGGGGTCCTGCCTCTGCCCAAGGTGCCCGCCGCCCGCTGGCCCGACCCCGCCCCGCCGGCCTCGGGCGCGCGGCTGATGGCGCTCTTCGACCGGCCCGACCCACCCTCCGCCCCGCCGGGCTGGGCCGAGGATGTGGCCCGCTTCTGCCTGTCCGGGCTGGACCCGCAGGCGCCGGGCGGCATCGCGGGCCTCTCGCCCCTGGCCTGCCACTGGGACGGGCAGCAGGTCCGCACCCGCGGCGGCGCGCTGCGGCAGTTCACCGAAGTCGCGCCCCCCGGCCAGCCGCCTTTGGCCCTGGCGCGCGAGGGGCGGCATTTCAAGCTGGTCCGGGCCGAGGGCGTCCTCAACGACATCCTGCGCCTGGAGCGCCGCGACCCGGTCTGGATCGACATGGAGGACAGCCGTTGGTTCGGCAGCCCCCAAGGCGAGCCGCTGGACCGCCCCGTCCTCTGCCACAACCGCCGCGCGGGGGCGGTGAACGCGGTCCTCTGGCCCTTGCCCGACCAGCACGCCATCGGCCTGCCGGGCTTCGACCCCGCCAGCCCCCCCGACGACATCCCCTTCGACGAGAAGGAGGACCGGCTGGTCTGGCGCGGCATGATCTCGGGCTCGGAAATGAGCCCCGGGGTCCGGCCCCGCTCCGCCAGCCATTCCTGGCTCGCCCGCCTGTCCGAGGCCGCCACCCCCGAGGCGCGCGAGGCCGCGTGGGACGGCCTCTGCCGCACCAACCGCATGGACTTCATCCGGCGCTTCCAGGGTCATCCCGACATGGATGTGGGCATCGTCATGGCCCATGCCTTCCGCGCCTACGCGCAGGACCCGCTGCTGGCCCCCTATTGCCGCCCGCGCATGACCCGCGCCCAGATGCGCCGCTTCCGCTATCAGCTCTGCCTGACGGGCTACGACCACGGCTCGAACTTCATCCCGGCGCTGGACAGCCATTCGGTGCTGCTGGCCGAGGATGACGGCTGGCAGGTCTTCTATTCCGGGCGCTTCCGGCCCTGGCAGCATTTCATCCCGGTGGCCCGCCACCTGACCGACCTCGAGGAGAAGCTGGCCTGGGCCCGCGCCCACCCGGACGACTGCCGCGCCATGTCGCAGGCCGCCCGGACCGAGGCCGCGCATCTGCGCGACCCCACGGCCCGCGTCCGGCTGATGCAGCTGATCCTCGACGGGCTGGCGCAGGCGCGCTAG
- a CDS encoding MFS transporter, protein MRFIPTRHSGPAVPQAAALTSWGVLVAISLCHMVNDVMQSMLAAIYPLLQVEFALSYTQIGIMTFAFQVTASLLQPLIGMATDRHPQPRSLPFGMMSTLTGVVLLAFAQRYEMLLAGAMLIGIGSAVFHPESSRVARLASGGRFGTAQSLFQLGGNGGQAMGPLLAAFIVVPLGRPAVAWFAVAAALGAAILWQVGTWAEERRRASAATADRTLHLPRKTVIRAIAVLALLVFTKNIYSASMTSYFTFFTIDKFGLSTQGAQIMLFLFLAGMAGGVMLGGVIGDRVGPLTVIWVSILGVLPLTLALPHVGLVPTGILAVMIGLILASAFPAIVVFAQELVPGRTGMIAGLFFGFSFGMGGIAAAALGVLADSRGLEAVFLICSVLPVLGLLTVLLPRGAAQRA, encoded by the coding sequence ATGCGTTTCATTCCCACACGACATTCGGGTCCGGCGGTCCCGCAGGCCGCGGCACTGACCTCCTGGGGGGTGCTGGTGGCCATTAGCCTGTGCCATATGGTCAATGACGTGATGCAATCGATGCTGGCGGCGATCTATCCGCTGCTGCAGGTCGAATTCGCGCTGTCCTACACCCAGATCGGGATCATGACATTCGCCTTCCAGGTCACGGCCTCGCTGCTGCAGCCGCTGATCGGCATGGCCACCGACCGCCATCCGCAGCCCCGCTCGCTGCCCTTCGGGATGATGTCCACCCTGACCGGGGTGGTGCTTCTGGCCTTCGCGCAGCGCTACGAGATGCTGCTGGCGGGCGCGATGCTGATCGGCATCGGCTCGGCGGTCTTCCATCCCGAAAGCTCGCGGGTGGCGCGGCTGGCCTCGGGCGGGCGCTTCGGCACGGCGCAGTCGCTGTTCCAGCTGGGCGGCAATGGCGGGCAGGCGATGGGACCGCTGCTGGCGGCCTTCATCGTGGTGCCGCTCGGCCGCCCCGCCGTGGCGTGGTTCGCGGTCGCCGCGGCGCTTGGCGCCGCGATCCTGTGGCAGGTGGGAACCTGGGCCGAGGAACGCCGCCGCGCCAGTGCCGCCACCGCCGACCGGACCCTGCACCTGCCGCGCAAGACGGTCATCCGCGCCATCGCCGTGCTGGCCCTTCTGGTCTTCACCAAGAACATCTACAGCGCCTCGATGACCAGCTATTTCACCTTCTTCACCATCGACAAGTTCGGCCTGTCGACCCAAGGGGCGCAGATCATGCTGTTCCTGTTCCTCGCCGGCATGGCGGGGGGCGTGATGCTGGGCGGCGTGATCGGCGACCGGGTGGGGCCCCTGACCGTCATCTGGGTGTCGATCCTGGGCGTGCTGCCCCTGACGCTGGCGCTGCCGCATGTCGGGCTGGTGCCCACGGGCATCCTCGCAGTGATGATCGGGCTGATCCTGGCCTCGGCCTTCCCCGCCATCGTGGTCTTCGCGCAGGAACTGGTGCCGGGCCGCACCGGCATGATCGCGGGGCTGTTCTTCGGCTTCTCCTTTGGCATGGGCGGGATCGCGGCGGCGGCGCTCGGCGTGCTGGCCGATTCGCGGGGGCTGGAGGCGGTCTTCCTGATCTGCTCGGTCCTGCCGGTGCTGGGCCTGCTGACCGTGCTGCTGCCGCGCGGCGCGGCGCAGCGCGCGTGA